In a single window of the Streptomyces sp. CGMCC 4.7035 genome:
- a CDS encoding AfsR/SARP family transcriptional regulator, with protein MIEIGLLGSMRVSRDGDDVTPSAPKLRQVLALLVLNANSLVTVDQLCEELWEDHPPFSALTTLQTYIYQLRRRLRLATGQNGAPFGSRPPHGFPTLLTRVGGYELRLHDKQTVDAYRFELLVERGKAHQRGGALEEAARALKEALGVWRGSALVDVSSGRRLSAWSTQLEERRKNVLEQRFSLELELGRHHVVLDELVEALGDHPTHEAFAGQLMRALHRCGRRPDALEVFRALRARLVDELGLEPSLQLQRLHQEVLADRGALTAPTGRGRTTAPSAPQSRPAAPRPAQLPHDISDFVGRKRELAQLETFLGGDWAGTGMRVVEVHGPPGVGKSAFAIRAAHRLRPQFPDGQLFVDLSTVGDGKEQLTDVLSACLSACGIAREKQPTGLDELSQLFRSWTADRRVLVVVDDVLTASQLHAVMPGGAGCAVIATNRYRAHSLSTGRKIVLPTLSTDESLELYDRVAQDRRPREDRTAVHELIRMSEGLPLVVRAVAGRLADRPCWPVRRLVDRLRTNQRLLLELPAGTQSLMSTVALSYRHLPSPSQELLHLLLRRNRPRWRIDEVRALLPARTDDTETLLEYLVDVHLVQEFLPPDGEPVYAVPALTRQALLQLLPGVGCVQNNGAVHSGPADPVAGRHARPVTLAKTAAPGA; from the coding sequence GTGATAGAGATCGGCCTGCTGGGCTCGATGCGGGTGTCCAGGGACGGTGACGACGTGACACCGTCGGCACCGAAGCTACGTCAAGTGCTGGCCCTGCTGGTGCTCAACGCCAACTCACTGGTCACTGTCGACCAACTGTGCGAAGAACTGTGGGAGGACCACCCGCCTTTCAGCGCACTGACCACCCTGCAAACCTACATCTATCAGCTGCGCCGCAGACTGCGGCTGGCCACCGGGCAGAACGGCGCACCCTTCGGATCCCGCCCGCCCCACGGGTTCCCGACCCTGCTCACCCGCGTCGGCGGATACGAACTGCGTCTGCACGACAAGCAGACCGTGGACGCCTACCGGTTCGAACTGTTAGTGGAGCGAGGAAAGGCGCACCAGCGCGGCGGCGCGCTGGAAGAGGCGGCCCGCGCCCTCAAGGAAGCACTCGGCGTCTGGCGCGGGTCGGCCCTCGTCGACGTCAGCTCGGGCCGCCGTCTGTCGGCCTGGTCGACCCAACTCGAGGAACGGCGCAAAAACGTCCTGGAGCAACGTTTCTCCTTGGAGCTCGAACTCGGCCGGCACCACGTCGTTCTGGACGAGCTCGTGGAGGCGCTGGGCGACCACCCCACCCATGAGGCCTTCGCCGGGCAGCTGATGAGGGCCCTGCACCGCTGCGGCCGCCGGCCCGACGCCCTGGAGGTGTTCCGTGCCCTCCGGGCCCGCCTCGTCGACGAACTGGGTCTGGAGCCGTCGCTCCAACTCCAGCGGCTGCACCAGGAGGTCCTCGCCGACCGAGGAGCTCTCACGGCGCCGACCGGTCGCGGCAGGACCACCGCCCCGTCGGCGCCCCAGTCCCGGCCGGCCGCCCCACGCCCGGCCCAACTACCGCATGACATAAGCGACTTCGTCGGACGCAAGCGCGAGCTGGCACAGCTCGAAACCTTCCTCGGAGGTGACTGGGCCGGTACGGGCATGCGCGTGGTGGAGGTCCACGGGCCGCCCGGAGTCGGCAAGAGCGCCTTCGCGATCCGCGCCGCGCACCGCCTGCGCCCGCAGTTCCCCGACGGGCAGCTGTTCGTCGACCTCTCCACGGTGGGCGACGGCAAGGAGCAGCTCACGGACGTGCTGTCCGCCTGTCTCAGCGCCTGTGGGATCGCACGGGAGAAGCAGCCCACCGGGCTCGACGAGCTCAGCCAGCTGTTCCGCAGCTGGACCGCGGACCGCAGGGTGCTCGTGGTGGTCGACGACGTGCTCACCGCCTCCCAGCTGCATGCCGTGATGCCCGGTGGGGCGGGCTGCGCGGTGATCGCCACCAATCGCTACCGGGCACACAGCCTCTCCACCGGGCGGAAGATCGTGCTGCCCACCCTGTCCACCGACGAGTCCCTGGAGTTGTACGACCGCGTCGCGCAGGACCGCAGACCACGCGAGGACCGGACGGCCGTGCATGAGCTGATCCGTATGAGCGAGGGACTGCCGCTGGTCGTACGGGCCGTGGCCGGGCGGCTGGCCGACCGGCCGTGCTGGCCGGTTCGGCGACTCGTCGACCGGCTGCGCACCAACCAACGGCTGCTGCTGGAACTCCCGGCGGGCACCCAGTCGCTGATGAGCACCGTCGCTCTCAGTTACCGGCATCTGCCCAGCCCCTCCCAGGAGTTGCTGCACCTCCTGCTGCGCCGCAACCGGCCCCGCTGGCGCATCGACGAGGTCCGCGCCCTGCTGCCGGCCCGCACCGACGACACGGAGACACTGCTGGAGTACCTGGTGGACGTCCATCTGGTCCAGGAGTTCCTGCCCCCGGACGGCGAACCGGTGTACGCCGTGCCCGCACTCACCCGGCAGGCCCTCCTCCAGTTACTGCCCGGTGTGGGATGCGTCCAGAACAACGGCGCGGTCCACTCCGGCCCCGCGGACCCGGTGGCGGGCCGGCACGCCCGGCCCGTCACGCTCGCGAAGACCGCGGCTCCCGGCGCCTGA
- a CDS encoding TcmI family type II polyketide cyclase, producing the protein MHRTLIVARMNLADAQGVAQVFADSDSTELPHMVGVSRRTLFAFHDLYFHLVEADQDIAPNLYKARSHPLYNEINTRLGEFISPYDPNWREPKDAMAVPFYSWTPQQGPAITAPTAENLGGAK; encoded by the coding sequence GTGCACCGAACGCTGATCGTGGCCAGGATGAACCTCGCCGACGCCCAGGGCGTCGCGCAGGTCTTCGCTGATTCGGACAGCACCGAACTGCCGCACATGGTGGGCGTGTCGCGGCGCACGCTGTTCGCCTTCCACGACCTGTACTTCCACCTCGTGGAGGCGGACCAGGACATCGCACCGAACCTGTACAAGGCGCGCAGCCACCCGCTCTACAACGAGATCAACACCCGCCTCGGCGAGTTCATCTCGCCCTACGACCCGAACTGGCGCGAACCCAAGGACGCGATGGCCGTGCCCTTCTACTCCTGGACCCCGCAGCAGGGCCCCGCCATCACCGCGCCGACCGCCGAGAACCTGGGCGGTGCCAAGTGA
- a CDS encoding cupin domain-containing protein: MSAPATTKVHVDTVAANTKRGGDIRVTLSPRTVGCSSGFGGVLRLAPGEYVTEHLHPYSEEFLHVVQGRLEMRLDGVPVELGPGDSLLVPIGVRHRLVNTGTVPAEVVFHLSPLAPRPELGHIDTEQPLDEAAGNPDVGEAR, from the coding sequence GTGAGCGCCCCCGCCACGACCAAGGTGCACGTGGACACGGTCGCCGCCAACACCAAGCGCGGTGGCGACATCCGCGTCACGCTCAGCCCCCGCACGGTCGGCTGCAGTTCAGGCTTCGGCGGGGTGCTGCGGCTGGCCCCCGGCGAATACGTCACCGAGCACCTGCACCCGTACTCCGAGGAGTTCCTGCACGTGGTCCAGGGCCGGCTCGAGATGCGGCTGGACGGCGTCCCGGTGGAACTCGGCCCCGGAGACTCGCTGCTGGTGCCCATCGGCGTCCGCCACCGGCTCGTGAACACCGGTACCGTGCCGGCCGAAGTGGTCTTCCACCTCTCGCCGCTCGCGCCCCGCCCGGAACTCGGCCACATCGACACCGAGCAGCCGCTCGACGAGGCCGCCGGCAACCCGGATGTCGGGGAGGCCCGGTGA
- a CDS encoding beta-ketoacyl-[acyl-carrier-protein] synthase family protein produces MSRPTRRAVITGVGAVAPGGHGREAYWDLLTAGRTATRRISLFDPAGFRSQVAAECDFDPLAAGLTPQEARRMDRAAQFAVVAAREAIEDSGIELPGGDPGRVGVSIGSAVGCTMGLEEEYAVLSDGGRDWLVDHSYGVPHLYGYMVPSTLAVEVARKAGAEGPVALISTGCTSGLDAIGHGVQLIEEGAVDVVLAGATDAPLSPITSACFDAIKATTPNNDDPAHASRPFDGRRDGFVLGEGSAVMVIEEAESAKRRGAPIYAEILGFAGRSNAFHMTGLKPDGREMAEAIRVALDRARLDPGDIDYINAHGSGTKQNDRHETAAFKRSLGRRAHEVPVSSIKSMIGHSLGAIGSLEIAACALALRHQVVPPTANLSVADPECDLDYVPVTAREHRMERVLSVGSGFGGFQTAMVLGRPAEARPGPRAARATTGTREEAA; encoded by the coding sequence GTGAGCCGCCCGACGCGCCGCGCGGTCATCACCGGGGTGGGCGCCGTCGCACCCGGCGGACACGGCCGCGAGGCCTACTGGGACCTGCTCACCGCCGGACGCACCGCGACCCGCCGGATCAGCCTGTTCGACCCCGCCGGGTTCCGGTCCCAGGTGGCCGCCGAGTGCGACTTCGACCCGCTCGCCGCCGGCCTCACCCCGCAGGAGGCCCGCCGCATGGACCGGGCCGCCCAGTTCGCGGTCGTCGCGGCCCGGGAGGCCATCGAGGACAGCGGCATCGAGCTCCCCGGCGGCGACCCGGGCCGGGTCGGGGTGAGCATCGGCAGCGCCGTCGGCTGCACCATGGGCCTGGAGGAGGAGTACGCGGTGCTCTCCGACGGGGGCCGCGACTGGCTGGTCGACCACAGCTACGGCGTACCGCACCTCTACGGCTACATGGTGCCCAGCACCCTCGCCGTCGAGGTCGCCCGGAAGGCGGGCGCCGAAGGACCGGTCGCGCTGATCTCCACCGGCTGCACCTCGGGCCTCGACGCCATCGGACACGGCGTCCAACTGATCGAGGAGGGTGCCGTAGACGTCGTGCTGGCCGGCGCGACCGACGCTCCGCTGTCGCCGATCACCTCCGCCTGCTTCGACGCGATCAAGGCCACGACCCCCAACAACGACGATCCCGCCCACGCCTCCCGCCCCTTCGACGGGCGGCGCGACGGCTTCGTCCTCGGTGAGGGCTCCGCCGTGATGGTGATCGAGGAGGCCGAGTCCGCCAAGCGCCGCGGCGCGCCCATATACGCCGAGATCCTCGGCTTCGCCGGGCGCAGCAACGCCTTCCACATGACCGGCCTCAAGCCGGACGGCCGCGAGATGGCCGAGGCCATCCGGGTCGCCCTGGACCGGGCCCGCCTCGATCCCGGCGACATCGACTACATCAACGCCCACGGCTCCGGCACCAAGCAGAACGACCGGCACGAGACGGCCGCATTCAAGCGCAGCCTCGGCCGGCGCGCCCACGAAGTGCCCGTCAGCTCCATCAAGTCGATGATCGGGCACTCGCTCGGCGCGATCGGCTCCCTGGAGATCGCCGCCTGCGCCCTCGCCCTGCGCCACCAGGTCGTCCCGCCCACCGCCAACCTGTCCGTCGCCGACCCCGAGTGCGACCTGGACTACGTCCCGGTGACGGCCCGCGAACACCGCATGGAGCGGGTGCTCAGCGTCGGCAGCGGGTTCGGCGGCTTCCAGACCGCGATGGTACTGGGCCGGCCCGCCGAGGCCCGGCCCGGGCCACGCGCGGCCCGGGCCACCACCGGCACCCGCGAGGAGGCGGCATGA